In a genomic window of Leifsonia xyli subsp. cynodontis DSM 46306:
- a CDS encoding NUDIX domain-containing protein, protein MTGRLHDEPLRDETVDPEIVASETVFRGAVWDVRRDVFRYNGEEIAREYVDHTGAVAVLALDEEGRALLIRQYRHPVRHRDWEIPAGLLDIAGEDPLDAAKRELAEEADLEADEWNVLADIFSSPGGDDEAIRIYLARGVRATAEAFAREEEEADITVRWVPLEEAVAAVLERRVHNTPLTVAVLAAQAARAAGWSVLGAADAPWPSHPKLRRAEPNRR, encoded by the coding sequence ATGACCGGGCGCCTTCACGACGAGCCGCTCCGCGACGAGACCGTCGACCCCGAGATCGTCGCCAGTGAGACGGTTTTCCGCGGCGCGGTCTGGGACGTGCGGCGCGATGTCTTCCGCTACAACGGGGAGGAGATCGCCCGCGAGTACGTCGACCACACCGGCGCCGTGGCCGTGCTGGCGCTGGACGAGGAGGGGCGGGCGCTGCTCATCCGGCAGTACCGGCATCCTGTCCGGCACCGTGACTGGGAGATCCCGGCCGGGCTGCTCGATATCGCCGGCGAGGACCCGCTCGACGCCGCCAAGCGCGAGCTCGCCGAGGAAGCCGACCTCGAAGCGGACGAGTGGAATGTCCTCGCCGACATCTTCTCGAGTCCCGGCGGCGACGACGAGGCGATCCGCATCTACCTCGCCCGCGGCGTCCGGGCGACCGCGGAGGCGTTCGCGCGCGAGGAAGAGGAAGCGGACATCACGGTGCGCTGGGTGCCGCTCGAGGAGGCCGTGGCCGCCGTGCTGGAGCGCCGCGTCCACAACACGCCGCTGACCGTCGCCGTTCTGGCCGCTCAGGCCGCCCGCGCCGCCGGGTGGAGCGTGCTCGGCGCGGCCGACGCCCCCTGGCCGAGCCACCCGAAGCTGCGACGGGCCGAGCCGAACCGGAGATGA
- the scpB gene encoding SMC-Scp complex subunit ScpB codes for MTVDGTETELQPVAVEDERIERALEAILMVADEPMSLVTLATAVGAPVKRVRQAVDALAADFDGSPDAEGRPRVRRGFELREVGGGWRVYVRAEFDAVVSGYVLQQNPTRLSQAALETLAVIAYKQPISRGAIASIRAVNVDSVVRTLLGRGLITELFTDSETGAINYGTTDLLLTQLGVNSVEELPKISPLLADGAEGFDDVR; via the coding sequence ATGACGGTTGACGGGACCGAGACCGAATTGCAGCCGGTGGCGGTGGAGGACGAGCGGATCGAGCGGGCGCTGGAGGCCATTCTGATGGTCGCCGACGAGCCGATGAGCCTCGTCACGCTCGCGACCGCCGTGGGCGCGCCGGTGAAGCGCGTGCGGCAGGCGGTGGACGCTCTGGCCGCCGACTTCGACGGCTCGCCGGACGCGGAGGGGCGCCCCCGGGTGCGCCGCGGTTTCGAGCTGCGCGAGGTCGGCGGCGGCTGGCGGGTTTACGTCCGGGCGGAGTTCGACGCGGTGGTCTCGGGGTACGTGCTGCAGCAGAACCCGACCCGGCTGTCGCAGGCGGCCCTGGAGACCCTCGCGGTGATCGCGTACAAGCAGCCGATCAGCCGCGGTGCGATCGCCTCCATCCGCGCCGTCAATGTGGACTCGGTCGTCCGGACTCTTCTCGGTCGCGGCCTCATCACCGAGCTGTTCACGGACAGCGAGACCGGCGCCATCAACTACGGCACGACCGACCTCCTCCTCACTCAGCTCGGCGTCAACTCGGTCGAGGAACTGCCCAAGATCTCCCCGCTGCTCGCGGACGGGGCGGAAGGATTCGACGATGTCCGCTGA
- a CDS encoding NAD kinase, whose translation MTDTGAAQRYILVVAHTGRRHSLSAGVSVCRQLLAAGVVPVLSEGERRDLLAAEPELAAVAVLGAEVPPAELELVIVLGGDGTILRAAELVRGCPAPLLGVNLGHVGFLAESERDDLETAVARGLAKDYEVEERMTLSARVKVGEEVVYESWALNEATVEKASRERVLEVVIEADGRPMSSFGCDGVVMSTPTGSTAYSFSAGGPVVWPGVAALLLVPLSAHALFSRPLVVDADSSLAVELLEGAGGEGVLWCDGRRAFDLPRGARVVVRRSPIPVRLARLHPGPFTDRLVQKFTLPVTGWRGPAGRD comes from the coding sequence GTGACGGACACGGGGGCGGCGCAGCGGTACATCCTCGTCGTCGCGCACACCGGTCGCCGGCACTCGCTCTCCGCGGGCGTCTCCGTCTGCCGCCAGCTGCTCGCTGCCGGCGTCGTGCCCGTCCTCAGCGAGGGCGAGCGGCGCGATCTGCTCGCGGCGGAGCCCGAGCTGGCCGCGGTGGCGGTGCTCGGAGCCGAGGTGCCGCCAGCCGAGCTGGAACTGGTCATCGTCCTCGGCGGTGACGGCACCATCCTGCGCGCCGCGGAGCTCGTCCGGGGCTGTCCGGCGCCGCTGCTCGGCGTGAACCTCGGCCACGTCGGCTTCCTCGCCGAGAGCGAGCGCGACGACCTGGAGACGGCGGTGGCCCGCGGGCTGGCGAAGGACTACGAGGTGGAGGAGCGCATGACGCTCTCCGCTCGGGTGAAGGTCGGTGAGGAGGTCGTCTACGAGAGCTGGGCGCTCAATGAGGCGACGGTGGAGAAGGCGAGCCGGGAGCGGGTGCTCGAAGTCGTCATCGAAGCCGACGGGCGGCCGATGTCGAGCTTCGGCTGCGACGGCGTCGTGATGTCCACTCCGACCGGGTCCACCGCGTACTCATTCTCGGCCGGCGGCCCGGTCGTCTGGCCGGGCGTCGCCGCCCTGCTGCTGGTGCCACTGTCCGCGCACGCCCTGTTCTCGCGCCCCCTGGTGGTGGACGCCGACTCCTCGCTCGCGGTCGAGCTGCTGGAGGGCGCCGGTGGCGAGGGAGTCCTGTGGTGCGACGGCCGGCGGGCGTTCGATCTGCCGCGCGGGGCGCGTGTCGTGGTGCGGCGCTCGCCCATCCCGGTGAGGCTCGCCCGGCTGCACCCCGGGCCGTTCACCGACCGGCTCGTGCAGAAGTTCACGCTCCCGGTGACGGGATGGAGGGGGCCGGCCGGCCGTGACTGA
- a CDS encoding CTP synthase, translating to MISCKPVVDNSDAGLSIKRTQLNGTTKHIFVTGGVVSSLGKGLTAASLGNLLTARGLRVVMQKLDPYLNVDPGTMNPFQHGEVFVTDDGAETDLDIGHYERFLDINLSQSANVTTGQIYSNVIAKERRGEYLGDTVQVIPHITDEIKRRMRLQAQPGGDGEPAPDVIITEIGGTVGDIESQPFIESARQVRHELGRKNCFFVHVSLVPFMNASGEQKTKPTQHSVAALRSIGIQPDALVLRSDRPVSESNKRKIALMCDVDEAAVVNAVDVPSIYDIPSMLHDQGLDAYIIDQLGLAQAADVDWEGWSRLLEAVHDPKHEVTIGLVGKYIDLPDAYLSVTEALRAGGFAHDAKVALKWIVSDECQTAEGAAAQLSDVDGICVPGGFGVRGIEGKLGALRFARENGIPALGLCLGLQCMVVEYARNEAGLAGASSSEFDPDTEFPVIATMAEQVEIIAGGHLGGTMRLGLYPAALAEGSIVAGLYGANEASERHRHRYEVNNAYRAQIADAGLRFSGTSPDGHLVEYVELPRDVHPFYVGTQAHPELRSRPNRAHPLFAGLVGAALDRQKASLLFDVAVDAR from the coding sequence ATGATAAGCTGCAAGCCCGTGGTGGATAACTCAGACGCGGGCCTGTCAATCAAGCGAACACAGCTCAACGGCACGACCAAGCACATCTTCGTCACCGGCGGTGTCGTCTCTTCGCTGGGCAAGGGCCTCACAGCCGCTTCTCTCGGCAATCTGCTGACGGCGCGAGGGCTGCGGGTCGTGATGCAGAAGCTCGATCCTTACCTCAACGTCGATCCCGGGACGATGAATCCGTTCCAGCACGGCGAGGTGTTCGTGACCGACGATGGCGCCGAGACCGATCTCGACATCGGCCACTATGAGCGCTTCCTCGACATCAACCTCAGCCAATCGGCGAACGTCACCACCGGGCAGATCTACTCGAATGTGATCGCCAAGGAGCGCCGGGGCGAGTACCTGGGCGACACCGTGCAGGTGATCCCGCATATCACCGACGAGATCAAGCGCCGGATGCGGCTGCAGGCGCAGCCGGGAGGGGACGGCGAGCCCGCGCCCGACGTCATCATCACCGAGATCGGCGGCACGGTCGGCGATATCGAATCGCAGCCCTTCATCGAGTCCGCCCGCCAGGTGCGCCACGAGCTCGGCCGCAAGAACTGCTTCTTCGTGCATGTCTCGCTGGTTCCGTTCATGAACGCCTCGGGCGAGCAGAAGACGAAGCCGACGCAGCACTCCGTCGCGGCCCTGCGCTCGATCGGCATCCAGCCGGACGCGCTCGTGCTGCGCAGCGACCGGCCCGTGTCGGAGTCGAACAAGCGCAAGATCGCGCTCATGTGCGATGTGGACGAGGCGGCCGTGGTGAACGCCGTGGATGTGCCGAGCATCTACGACATCCCGAGCATGCTGCACGACCAGGGGCTCGACGCCTACATCATCGACCAGCTGGGGCTTGCCCAGGCGGCCGATGTGGACTGGGAGGGCTGGTCGCGGCTGCTGGAGGCCGTCCACGACCCGAAGCACGAGGTGACGATCGGCCTGGTGGGCAAGTACATCGACCTCCCGGACGCCTACCTGTCCGTCACCGAGGCTCTGCGTGCGGGCGGTTTCGCCCACGACGCCAAGGTCGCGCTCAAGTGGATCGTCTCCGACGAGTGCCAGACCGCCGAGGGCGCTGCCGCACAGCTGAGCGATGTGGACGGGATCTGCGTCCCGGGTGGATTCGGCGTGCGCGGCATCGAGGGCAAACTCGGCGCGCTGAGGTTCGCGCGCGAGAATGGCATCCCGGCCCTGGGCCTCTGCCTCGGCCTCCAGTGCATGGTGGTCGAGTACGCGCGGAACGAGGCCGGGCTCGCCGGCGCATCGTCGTCCGAGTTCGACCCGGACACCGAGTTCCCGGTCATCGCGACGATGGCGGAGCAGGTGGAGATCATCGCCGGCGGCCATCTGGGCGGCACGATGCGCCTCGGTCTCTACCCGGCGGCCCTGGCCGAGGGCTCGATCGTCGCCGGGCTGTACGGCGCGAACGAGGCGAGCGAGCGCCACCGCCACCGCTACGAGGTGAACAACGCCTACCGCGCCCAGATCGCGGACGCGGGCCTCCGATTCTCCGGCACCTCGCCCGACGGCCACCTCGTCGAGTATGTGGAGCTGCCGCGCGATGTCCACCCGTTCTACGTCGGCACCCAGGCGCATCCCGAGCTGCGGTCGCGGCCGAACCGGGCGCACCCGCTGTTCGCGGGTCTCGTCGGCGCGGCGCTGGACCGGCAGAAGGCGAGCCTGCTGTTCGACGTCGCCGTGGACGCGCGATGA
- the recN gene encoding DNA repair protein RecN, whose product MTEKRRTVSGGGIEEIAIRDLGVIAGAALPIGPGFTAITGETGAGKTMVVSALGLLLGERADTGTVRAGSAQAWVEGRWRVPESGPVADRVHDAGGELDPLGGGQAELVLSRSVSAEGRSRAVVGGRSAPVGVLTELGGRLVVVHGQSDQIRLRSATAQREALDRFAGPEFAVALDAYAQVFQRWHDDRAELEALVADRERRSREAGDLRAAMAEIEAVAPQPREDARLAERAERLGNLEELRLAAAGARELLSAEESEAADALGPLDSARRALERVAPHDQALAPLAEAVAAANYAVSDIAAQLSTYLAALDIDSARELEAVQERRAELATLVRKYGPSLDEVIATLETGSLRLLELDGDAERIERLAAEVEAGGRLVAELAAGLTARRLDAAARLGAAVSEELGALAMPDARVVVEVTDREEFAASGCDRVAILLRPHPGAEPRPLGKGASGGELSRVMLAIEVVIAGGDPVPTFVFDEIDAGVGGAAAIEIGRRLATLAQSAQVIVVTHLAQVAAFATNHLTVVKGNDGSVTASSVRRLDGEERIAEMARLLSGLPDSASGLAHARELVDMAAAAR is encoded by the coding sequence GTGACTGAGAAGCGCCGCACCGTCTCCGGCGGCGGCATCGAAGAGATCGCCATCCGCGACCTGGGCGTGATCGCCGGGGCCGCGCTGCCGATCGGACCGGGGTTCACGGCGATCACCGGCGAGACGGGGGCGGGGAAGACGATGGTCGTCTCGGCGCTCGGGTTGCTGCTCGGCGAGCGGGCCGACACGGGGACCGTCCGCGCGGGCAGCGCTCAGGCCTGGGTCGAGGGCCGCTGGCGGGTCCCCGAGTCCGGCCCGGTCGCCGATCGGGTCCACGATGCGGGCGGGGAGCTGGACCCGCTCGGCGGCGGTCAGGCGGAACTCGTCCTCAGCCGCTCGGTGTCGGCGGAGGGCCGTTCGCGCGCGGTCGTCGGTGGCCGGAGCGCGCCGGTCGGCGTCTTGACCGAGCTCGGCGGCCGGCTGGTGGTCGTACACGGGCAGTCCGACCAGATCCGGCTGCGCTCGGCGACCGCTCAGCGCGAGGCGCTCGACCGGTTCGCCGGTCCGGAGTTCGCCGTCGCCCTCGACGCCTACGCTCAGGTCTTCCAGCGCTGGCACGACGATCGCGCGGAGCTGGAGGCGCTCGTCGCCGACCGGGAGCGGCGCTCCCGCGAGGCCGGCGACCTGCGGGCCGCGATGGCCGAGATCGAGGCGGTCGCTCCGCAGCCCCGCGAGGACGCCCGCCTGGCGGAGCGGGCCGAGCGCCTCGGCAATCTGGAGGAGCTGCGTCTCGCCGCCGCCGGAGCCCGGGAACTGCTCTCCGCGGAGGAGTCGGAGGCCGCCGACGCGCTCGGCCCGCTCGACAGCGCGCGCCGAGCGCTGGAGCGCGTCGCCCCGCACGACCAGGCGCTCGCGCCGCTGGCCGAGGCTGTCGCCGCCGCGAACTACGCCGTCTCCGACATCGCCGCCCAGCTCTCGACCTACCTGGCGGCGCTCGACATCGACAGCGCGCGCGAACTGGAGGCCGTTCAGGAGCGTCGCGCCGAGCTCGCGACGCTCGTCCGCAAATACGGCCCGAGTCTGGACGAGGTGATCGCCACCCTCGAGACCGGCAGCCTGCGCCTCCTGGAGCTCGACGGCGACGCCGAGCGCATCGAGCGCCTCGCCGCCGAGGTCGAGGCCGGCGGCCGCCTCGTCGCCGAGCTCGCCGCCGGTCTCACCGCACGTCGTCTCGACGCCGCCGCCCGACTCGGCGCGGCGGTCTCCGAGGAACTCGGGGCTCTCGCCATGCCGGACGCGCGTGTCGTCGTGGAGGTGACGGACCGCGAGGAGTTCGCTGCGTCCGGCTGCGACCGGGTCGCGATCCTGCTGCGACCGCATCCCGGGGCGGAGCCGCGCCCCCTCGGCAAGGGAGCCTCGGGCGGCGAGCTGTCGCGGGTGATGCTCGCCATCGAGGTCGTCATCGCAGGCGGCGACCCGGTGCCCACGTTCGTCTTCGACGAGATCGACGCGGGCGTCGGCGGCGCCGCCGCCATCGAGATCGGCCGCCGGCTGGCGACGCTCGCGCAGAGCGCGCAGGTCATCGTCGTGACCCACCTCGCCCAGGTCGCCGCGTTCGCGACCAACCACCTCACGGTCGTGAAGGGCAACGACGGCTCGGTCACCGCCTCCAGCGTCCGCCGCCTCGACGGCGAGGAGCGGATCGCGGAGATGGCCCGCCTCCTCTCCGGCCTCCCGGACTCCGCGAGCGGCCTCGCCCACGCCCGCGAGCTCGTCGACATGGCCGCTGCGGCCCGCTGA
- a CDS encoding ParA family protein: MTRNDEVRTELPGMDDPALTAPLGPTGRPLRSFPAPGALKQHGPAKIVALCNQKGGVGKTTTSINLGAALAEYGRRVLAVDFDPQGALSAGLGAKTHDVTTIYDLLLNRNADVREAVQTTSVPGLDIIPANIDLSAAEVHLVNEVAREQILASVLRKVSGEYDVILIDCQPSLGILTVNALTASHGVLIPLECEYFALRGVALLIETIDKVRERLNPAIGLDGILATMYDSRTLHSREVLDRVADAFGDRVLETVISRTVKFPDASVAASPITQFAPEHAAAEAYRQLARELIFRGAVA; the protein is encoded by the coding sequence GTGACGCGCAACGACGAGGTCAGGACCGAGCTGCCGGGGATGGACGATCCCGCTCTCACGGCTCCGCTCGGGCCCACCGGCCGGCCGTTGCGCTCTTTTCCGGCCCCGGGTGCGTTGAAGCAGCACGGCCCTGCCAAGATCGTCGCGCTGTGCAACCAGAAGGGCGGCGTCGGCAAGACGACGACGAGCATCAATCTCGGGGCGGCGCTGGCCGAGTACGGGCGCAGGGTGCTCGCGGTGGATTTCGACCCGCAGGGGGCGCTGTCGGCGGGGCTCGGTGCGAAGACGCACGATGTCACCACGATCTACGACCTGCTCCTGAACCGGAACGCCGATGTCCGCGAGGCGGTCCAGACGACGAGCGTGCCGGGCCTCGACATTATCCCGGCGAACATCGACCTGTCGGCGGCGGAGGTTCATCTCGTCAACGAGGTCGCGCGCGAGCAGATTCTGGCGAGTGTGCTGCGGAAGGTCAGCGGGGAGTACGACGTCATCCTGATCGACTGCCAGCCCTCGCTCGGCATCCTCACCGTCAACGCGCTGACCGCGAGTCACGGCGTGCTCATCCCGCTGGAGTGCGAGTACTTCGCGCTGCGCGGCGTCGCGCTGCTGATCGAGACGATCGACAAAGTGCGTGAGCGGCTGAACCCGGCGATCGGGCTGGACGGCATCCTGGCCACCATGTACGACTCGCGCACGCTGCACTCGCGCGAGGTGCTCGACCGCGTGGCGGACGCCTTCGGCGACCGGGTGCTCGAGACCGTCATCTCGCGCACGGTCAAGTTCCCGGACGCCTCGGTCGCGGCGAGCCCGATCACGCAGTTCGCGCCGGAGCACGCCGCCGCGGAGGCGTACCGTCAACTCGCCCGCGAGCTGATCTTCCGTGGCGCCGTCGCCTGA
- the xerD gene encoding site-specific tyrosine recombinase XerD, whose protein sequence is MTVPADVDAYLRHVAIERGLSANTVAAYRRDLAVYAGWLTAEQVTQTAAVTPATVSAYLQHLATRDESPLTASSLARMLSTVRGFHRFLFEEGRVTVDAARDLRPPKLPSRLPKAISVDQVAALLAATDGDDLADLRDKALLELLYATGARVSEAVALNVDDVLDTDVVRLTGKGAKQRIVPLGSYARAAVAAYLVRVRPALSARGRSTPALFLGMRGARLSRQNAWLIIRSAAEKARLGIEVSPHTLRHSFATHLLAGGADVRVVQELLGHSSVATTQLYTLVTADTLRDVYVAAHPRAR, encoded by the coding sequence ATGACCGTCCCGGCCGACGTCGACGCCTACCTCCGGCATGTGGCGATCGAGCGCGGCCTCTCCGCCAACACCGTCGCGGCCTACCGCCGCGATCTCGCGGTGTACGCGGGGTGGTTGACCGCGGAGCAGGTGACGCAGACAGCCGCGGTCACCCCCGCGACCGTCTCCGCGTACCTCCAGCACCTCGCGACGCGCGACGAATCGCCGCTCACCGCGTCCTCCCTCGCCCGGATGCTGTCGACGGTCCGCGGCTTCCACCGTTTCCTCTTCGAGGAGGGTCGCGTGACGGTGGATGCCGCCCGCGACCTCCGCCCGCCCAAACTGCCCAGCCGCCTGCCCAAGGCCATCAGCGTCGACCAGGTCGCCGCCCTGCTCGCCGCGACGGACGGCGACGACCTCGCCGACCTGCGCGACAAAGCCCTGCTGGAACTTCTCTACGCGACGGGCGCCCGTGTGAGCGAGGCGGTCGCTCTCAACGTGGACGACGTGCTGGACACCGATGTCGTGCGCCTGACCGGCAAAGGGGCGAAACAGCGCATCGTGCCGCTGGGCTCCTACGCGCGGGCCGCCGTCGCCGCGTATCTGGTGCGAGTCCGCCCTGCGCTCTCGGCACGCGGCCGGTCGACCCCGGCGCTCTTCCTCGGGATGCGCGGCGCACGCCTCTCCCGCCAGAACGCCTGGCTGATCATCCGATCCGCCGCCGAGAAGGCCCGCCTCGGGATCGAGGTGTCGCCCCACACACTGCGGCACTCGTTCGCGACGCACTTGCTGGCGGGCGGTGCGGACGTCCGCGTGGTGCAGGAACTGCTCGGGCACTCGTCGGTGGCGACGACGCAGCTCTACACGCTGGTGACGGCGGACACACTGCGGGATGTGTACGTTGCGGCGCATCCGCGGGCGCGGTAG
- a CDS encoding segregation and condensation protein A — MAPSPDGGQRGDGSLAEAESAGFRVAVGAFEGPFDLLLSLIAKHELDITEISLSTVTDEFIAYLRELDADESLDEASEFLLVAATLLDLKVAGLLPQGELVDAEDVALLEARDLLFARLLQYRAFKEASEWFSERLEAESIRHARTVRLEDKYRQRTPELVWTLSLEDFAALATVAMTPREIPAVGLDHLHAPLVSIREQAALVVGMLRRGEPMSFRQLVAGSEQKGVVIARFLAVLELYRHAAIAFEQLEPLGELTLRWTAEHWSEESLTNLGADYDG, encoded by the coding sequence GTGGCGCCGTCGCCTGACGGGGGCCAGCGCGGCGACGGTTCGCTCGCCGAGGCGGAGTCCGCGGGCTTCCGCGTCGCCGTCGGCGCTTTCGAGGGGCCGTTCGATCTCCTGCTCTCGCTGATCGCCAAGCACGAGCTCGACATCACCGAGATCTCCCTGAGTACGGTGACCGACGAGTTCATCGCCTACCTCCGCGAGCTCGATGCCGACGAGAGCCTGGATGAGGCGAGCGAGTTCCTGCTCGTCGCCGCGACCTTGCTGGATCTGAAGGTCGCGGGGCTCCTGCCGCAGGGCGAGCTGGTCGACGCCGAGGATGTCGCGCTGCTGGAAGCGCGCGATCTGCTGTTCGCGCGGCTGCTGCAGTATCGGGCGTTCAAGGAAGCGTCGGAGTGGTTCTCCGAGCGGTTGGAGGCGGAGTCGATCCGCCACGCGCGGACGGTCCGCCTCGAGGACAAGTACCGGCAGCGTACGCCGGAGCTGGTGTGGACGCTGAGCCTGGAGGATTTCGCGGCCCTCGCGACGGTGGCGATGACGCCGCGCGAGATCCCGGCTGTCGGCCTCGACCACCTGCACGCGCCGCTTGTCAGCATCCGTGAGCAGGCGGCCCTCGTCGTCGGGATGCTGCGCCGCGGCGAACCGATGTCGTTCCGTCAGCTGGTGGCCGGGAGCGAGCAGAAGGGCGTGGTGATCGCGCGCTTCCTCGCGGTGCTCGAACTGTATCGCCACGCGGCCATCGCCTTCGAACAGCTGGAGCCGCTCGGCGAGCTGACGCTGCGCTGGACGGCGGAGCACTGGTCGGAGGAGAGCCTGACGAATCTGGGAGCGGACTATGACGGTTGA
- a CDS encoding pseudouridine synthase, which yields MSAEPQGERLQKVMAAAGVASRRVSEELIVAGRVSVNGTVVTELGRRVDPVVDRVAVDGTAVQLDTTRRYVMLNKPVGIVSSLRDEQGRPDLSRFVAGYPERLFNVGRLDAETSGLLILTNDGELAHVLAHPRFGVTKTYIARVRGAVTPQTIARLTRGVELEDGPIAADRAKLLQSDPGGGSLVEVTLHSGRNRIVRRMLAEVGHPVVELVRRQFGPLRLGMLKAGALRDLTKAELGSLLTISREGEP from the coding sequence ATGTCCGCTGAGCCACAGGGCGAGCGCCTCCAGAAAGTGATGGCCGCCGCTGGCGTCGCCTCCCGCCGCGTCTCGGAGGAGCTGATCGTCGCGGGGCGTGTCTCCGTCAATGGGACGGTGGTCACCGAGCTCGGCCGCCGCGTCGATCCCGTCGTCGACCGCGTCGCCGTGGACGGCACCGCGGTCCAGCTCGACACCACCCGGCGCTACGTCATGCTCAACAAGCCGGTCGGGATCGTCAGCTCCCTGCGCGACGAGCAGGGCCGTCCCGACCTCTCCCGGTTCGTCGCCGGCTACCCGGAGCGTCTCTTCAACGTCGGCCGGCTGGACGCGGAGACCTCGGGCCTGCTCATCCTGACCAACGACGGCGAGCTGGCCCACGTCCTCGCGCATCCCCGCTTCGGCGTGACGAAGACGTACATCGCCCGCGTGCGCGGAGCCGTCACACCGCAGACGATCGCCCGGCTCACCCGCGGGGTCGAGCTGGAAGACGGACCCATCGCGGCGGACAGGGCGAAGCTGCTGCAGTCGGACCCGGGCGGCGGCAGCCTGGTGGAGGTGACGCTGCACTCGGGGCGGAACCGCATCGTGCGCCGGATGCTGGCCGAGGTCGGGCACCCCGTCGTGGAGCTGGTCCGCCGTCAGTTCGGGCCGTTGCGCCTCGGGATGCTGAAGGCCGGCGCCCTCCGCGATCTGACCAAAGCCGAGCTGGGGTCGCTGCTGACCATCTCCCGCGAAGGCGAGCCCTAG
- a CDS encoding prephenate dehydrogenase — MTETASRLAGPVRVVGTGLLGASIGLGLRARGVDVLLADASPAHLRLAADYGAGRPDDGGAEPALVVVAVPPDLVARVVAVELAAHPGAIVTDVASVKVAPLAELERGGADLSRYVGSHPLAGREKGGPSAARADLFVGRPWAVAVRPENPRTAVSLVEALILDLGATPIELGAAEHDAAVALVSHAPQIVSSLMAKRLSGSTDTALGLAGQGVRDVTRIAGSEPELWVQILEANAPAIVEILRSYRDDLDRVLVALDDVDAPGSRRIIAEEIAGGNAGVSRLPGKHGQDKRFASLTVMVEDRPGELARLLHELGELNVNLEDLRLEHSPGAPFGLAEIAVLPEALHRTVNDLTDRGWRIAG; from the coding sequence GTGACCGAAACCGCCTCCCGCCTCGCCGGACCCGTCCGCGTCGTCGGGACGGGGCTGCTCGGCGCCTCCATCGGCCTCGGGCTCCGCGCCCGGGGGGTGGATGTGCTGCTCGCCGATGCCTCGCCCGCCCATCTCCGCCTCGCCGCCGATTACGGCGCGGGGCGGCCGGACGACGGCGGCGCCGAGCCCGCGCTGGTCGTGGTGGCGGTGCCGCCGGACCTGGTCGCCCGGGTCGTCGCAGTGGAGCTGGCTGCGCATCCCGGTGCGATCGTGACGGATGTGGCCAGTGTCAAAGTCGCGCCGCTCGCCGAGCTGGAGCGGGGCGGCGCGGACCTCAGCCGTTATGTGGGATCGCATCCACTCGCCGGCCGCGAGAAGGGCGGGCCCAGCGCGGCCAGAGCGGATCTCTTCGTCGGGCGGCCCTGGGCGGTCGCGGTGCGGCCGGAGAACCCCCGCACGGCCGTCAGCCTGGTGGAGGCGCTGATCCTGGATCTTGGCGCGACGCCGATCGAGCTGGGGGCCGCCGAGCACGACGCCGCTGTCGCCCTCGTTTCGCACGCTCCTCAGATCGTCTCGTCGCTGATGGCGAAGCGGCTCTCCGGTTCCACGGACACAGCCCTCGGGCTGGCCGGTCAGGGCGTGCGGGATGTGACGCGCATCGCGGGCAGCGAACCGGAGCTGTGGGTGCAGATCCTCGAGGCGAACGCTCCGGCGATCGTGGAGATCCTGCGCTCCTACCGGGACGACCTCGACCGTGTCCTCGTCGCGCTGGACGATGTGGACGCACCCGGTTCGCGCCGGATCATCGCCGAGGAGATCGCCGGGGGCAACGCCGGTGTCTCCCGCCTGCCGGGCAAGCACGGGCAGGACAAGCGGTTCGCGAGCCTGACCGTGATGGTGGAGGACCGGCCCGGCGAGCTGGCCCGGCTGCTGCACGAACTGGGGGAACTGAATGTGAACCTGGAGGATCTGCGCCTGGAGCACTCGCCGGGTGCGCCGTTCGGCCTCGCCGAGATCGCGGTGCTGCCCGAGGCGCTGCACCGCACCGTGAACGACCTGACCGACCGGGGCTGGAGGATCGCCGGATGA